In one Bradyrhizobium cosmicum genomic region, the following are encoded:
- a CDS encoding AMP-binding protein, which produces MYTGTHARLRPLQPAFIMAATGEAVTYRELEARSNKLAHLFRKHGLRRLDHYSIFMENNSRYLEACGAGERSGLYYTCINSFLTAGELAYLLANSQSRILITSVAKLDIAREAIEACPDVKLCIVADGPGESDRIVGLADVTADLPKTPIADEWLGTAMLYSSGTTGRPKGILRPLPEEPPKHNLPLFDFLTKLWHYREGMIYLSPAPLYHSAPQAAVNLTIRMGGTVIIMETFDPERYLQLVQQWGITHTQLVPTMFSRMLKLPEDVRRRYDLSSLEIAIHAAAPCPALVKDDIIKWWGPIIHEYYGATEGLGFTACNSEEWLSHRGTVGKVLLGDLHILDEDMKPCPTGTPGQVWFKTGSPFEYFNDPEKTKEARSVDGSMSTVGDVGYVDEDRFLYLTDRATFMIISGGVNIYPQECENLLITHPKVADAAVFGVPNPDLGEEVKAVVQPMPGVVPGPTLAEELIAFCGASLSRQKVPRSVDFEKELPRLPTGKLYKRLLRDRYWGNKTSRIV; this is translated from the coding sequence ATGTACACAGGCACGCATGCCCGCTTACGCCCGCTGCAGCCCGCCTTCATCATGGCGGCGACCGGCGAGGCCGTCACCTATCGCGAGCTGGAAGCGCGCAGCAACAAGCTGGCGCATCTGTTCCGCAAGCACGGATTGAGGCGGCTCGACCACTACTCGATCTTCATGGAGAACAATTCGCGCTATCTCGAAGCCTGCGGCGCGGGCGAGCGGTCCGGGCTGTACTATACCTGCATCAATTCGTTCCTCACTGCTGGGGAACTGGCCTATCTCCTGGCCAACAGCCAGTCCAGGATCCTGATCACGTCGGTGGCGAAGCTCGACATCGCGCGCGAGGCGATCGAGGCCTGCCCCGACGTCAAGCTCTGCATCGTCGCCGACGGCCCCGGCGAGAGCGACCGCATCGTCGGTCTTGCGGACGTCACCGCCGACCTGCCGAAGACGCCGATTGCGGACGAATGGCTCGGCACTGCCATGCTGTATTCGTCGGGCACGACAGGACGGCCGAAAGGCATCCTGCGGCCGCTGCCGGAGGAGCCGCCGAAGCACAATCTGCCGCTGTTCGATTTCCTGACCAAGCTTTGGCACTACCGCGAGGGCATGATCTACCTGTCGCCGGCGCCGCTCTATCACTCGGCGCCGCAGGCCGCGGTGAATCTCACGATCCGCATGGGCGGCACCGTGATCATCATGGAGACTTTCGATCCCGAACGCTATCTCCAACTCGTCCAGCAATGGGGCATCACCCATACCCAGCTGGTGCCGACGATGTTCTCGCGCATGCTGAAGCTGCCGGAGGACGTGCGCAGGCGCTACGACCTCTCATCTCTGGAGATCGCGATCCATGCCGCGGCGCCCTGCCCGGCGCTGGTCAAGGACGACATCATCAAATGGTGGGGCCCGATCATCCACGAATATTACGGCGCCACCGAAGGCCTCGGCTTCACCGCCTGCAACAGCGAGGAATGGCTGAGCCATCGCGGCACCGTCGGCAAGGTGCTGCTGGGCGACCTGCACATTCTCGACGAAGACATGAAGCCGTGCCCGACCGGCACGCCCGGCCAGGTGTGGTTCAAGACGGGATCGCCGTTCGAATATTTCAACGATCCGGAGAAAACGAAGGAAGCGCGCTCGGTCGATGGCAGCATGAGCACGGTCGGCGACGTCGGCTATGTCGACGAGGATCGCTTCCTCTACCTCACCGACCGCGCGACGTTCATGATCATCTCGGGCGGCGTGAACATCTATCCGCAGGAATGCGAGAATTTGCTGATCACCCATCCGAAGGTCGCGGATGCCGCGGTGTTCGGCGTGCCCAATCCCGATCTCGGCGAAGAGGTGAAGGCGGTGGTGCAGCCGATGCCCGGCGTGGTGCCGGGGCCGACGCTCGCCGAAGAGCTGATCGCCTTCTGCGGCGCATCGCTGTCGCGACAGAAGGTGCCGCGCTCGGTCGATTTCGAGAAGGAGCTGCCAAGGCTGCCGACGGGGAAGCTGTACAAGCGACTGCTGCGCGACCGCTATTGGGGGAACAAGACGTCGCGGATCGTGTGA
- a CDS encoding iron-containing alcohol dehydrogenase, whose product MHQGRVVYGAIEEVVFGHPAAEAIVAQMDRLGTRRAFLMVSGTLNRQTNEIEKIKQALGARCAGLFDAMPAHTPREAVIAATNAAREAGADLIVTVGGGSITDGAKAVQLCLANGVDDVDGIDRIRVHKGVAPEMIAPTVRQISVPTTIAGGEFSSIAGVTDRATHVKQMLRHPLAVPRATILDPAVTVHTPEWLFLSTGIRAVDHCVEAICSRETHPYADAQSVKGLAMLADALPRVKANPADLDARMDAQIGTWLSMGALAAGVPMGASHGIGYVLGAAFDVPHGYTSCIMLPAVMRWNARDNAERQMIVAAAMGFPGHNAADVLDAFIRSLGMPRSLADVRVSPEHFDAIAEAAMRTNWIPRNPRKIGGPDELREILLLAA is encoded by the coding sequence GTGCACCAGGGACGTGTCGTTTACGGCGCGATCGAGGAGGTTGTGTTCGGCCATCCGGCGGCCGAAGCCATCGTCGCACAGATGGACCGACTGGGGACACGCCGCGCCTTCCTGATGGTCTCCGGCACGCTGAACCGGCAGACCAACGAAATCGAGAAAATCAAACAGGCGCTTGGCGCGCGCTGCGCCGGGCTGTTCGACGCCATGCCGGCGCATACGCCGCGCGAGGCCGTGATCGCGGCCACCAATGCGGCCCGCGAGGCAGGCGCCGATCTGATCGTCACTGTCGGCGGTGGCTCGATCACCGACGGCGCCAAGGCGGTGCAGCTTTGTCTTGCCAACGGCGTCGACGATGTCGACGGCATCGATCGCATCCGCGTGCACAAGGGCGTCGCACCCGAGATGATCGCGCCGACGGTGCGCCAGATCAGCGTGCCGACCACGATCGCCGGCGGCGAGTTCAGCTCCATCGCAGGCGTGACCGACCGCGCCACGCACGTCAAGCAGATGCTGCGGCACCCACTCGCGGTGCCGCGCGCGACCATCCTCGATCCCGCCGTCACCGTGCACACGCCGGAATGGCTGTTCCTGTCCACCGGCATCCGCGCCGTCGATCACTGCGTCGAGGCGATATGCTCGCGCGAGACGCACCCTTATGCCGACGCGCAATCGGTGAAGGGTCTCGCCATGCTCGCCGACGCGCTGCCGCGGGTGAAGGCCAACCCTGCCGATCTCGACGCGCGGATGGACGCGCAGATCGGCACCTGGCTGTCGATGGGCGCGCTCGCCGCCGGCGTGCCGATGGGCGCGAGCCATGGCATCGGCTACGTGCTGGGGGCGGCCTTCGACGTGCCGCACGGCTATACCTCCTGCATCATGCTGCCGGCGGTGATGCGCTGGAATGCGCGCGACAATGCCGAGCGCCAGATGATCGTCGCGGCCGCGATGGGCTTTCCCGGCCACAATGCCGCCGACGTGCTCGACGCCTTCATCCGCTCGCTCGGCATGCCGCGCAGCCTCGCGGACGTGCGCGTCTCGCCGGAGCATTTCGACGCCATCGCGGAAGCAGCGATGCGCACGAACTGGATCCCGCGCAACCCGCGCAAGATCGGCGGCCCGGACGAATTGCGCGAAATCCTGCTTCTGGCCGCATAA
- a CDS encoding efflux RND transporter periplasmic adaptor subunit translates to MTGPDGSEPFVKTHDFVESRPYAIAGFLAVAFALTGCGQPASQASAPAPAPVTVAQPVKRTVTDWDEFTGRFEAVEEVQVRPRVGGFVNSVEFQDGAIVHQGDLLYVIDPRPFEAVAEQAEGQLSDARAKVELAKRELDRGLNLVQTSAVSEQVVDQRRQALQAAHAAETQAEGVLKAARLNIEFTHVTAPLTGRVSRHLVSPGNLVQGSDTGTSTLLTSIVALDPIYVYFDMDETTFIKYSKLWFEGKRPSSRDTANPVQITLAGETKPSHEGTINFLDNRLDVSTGTLRSRAVVKNTDMSILPGQFGRVRLIGSAPYEALLIPDVAVATDQSRKIVFVVKPDDTVEARPVTLGPLDEGLRVIREGLKPDDRVIVNGIQRARVGAKVAPQTAPAGGKPGDKS, encoded by the coding sequence ATGACTGGACCGGACGGAAGCGAGCCATTTGTCAAAACGCACGATTTCGTTGAGTCCCGGCCTTACGCAATCGCTGGCTTTCTCGCCGTGGCGTTCGCACTCACCGGATGCGGGCAGCCGGCCTCGCAGGCGAGCGCGCCGGCGCCCGCACCGGTGACGGTGGCCCAGCCGGTCAAGCGCACGGTCACGGATTGGGATGAGTTCACCGGCCGCTTCGAAGCGGTTGAGGAAGTGCAGGTGCGCCCCCGCGTCGGCGGCTTCGTCAACTCCGTCGAATTCCAGGACGGCGCGATCGTGCATCAGGGCGATCTGCTCTACGTCATCGATCCGCGTCCGTTCGAGGCGGTGGCGGAGCAGGCGGAGGGGCAGCTCTCCGACGCGCGCGCCAAGGTGGAGCTTGCCAAGCGCGAGCTCGATCGCGGCCTCAACCTGGTCCAGACCAGTGCGGTCTCCGAGCAGGTCGTCGATCAGCGCCGCCAGGCCTTGCAGGCCGCGCATGCTGCGGAGACCCAGGCCGAGGGCGTGCTGAAGGCCGCCAGGCTCAACATCGAATTCACACATGTGACCGCACCGCTCACCGGCCGGGTCAGTCGCCATCTCGTCAGCCCCGGCAATCTCGTGCAGGGCAGCGACACCGGCACCTCGACGCTGCTGACGTCGATCGTCGCGCTCGACCCGATCTACGTCTATTTCGACATGGATGAGACGACGTTCATCAAATACAGCAAGCTGTGGTTCGAAGGGAAGCGACCGAGCTCGCGCGATACGGCGAACCCTGTGCAGATCACGCTCGCCGGCGAAACCAAGCCGTCGCATGAGGGCACCATCAACTTCCTCGACAACCGCCTCGATGTCTCCACCGGCACGCTGCGCAGCCGCGCCGTGGTCAAGAACACGGATATGTCGATCCTGCCCGGCCAGTTCGGCCGTGTGCGTCTGATCGGCAGCGCACCCTATGAGGCGCTGCTGATCCCCGACGTCGCCGTTGCGACCGACCAGTCCCGCAAGATCGTGTTCGTGGTCAAGCCTGACGACACCGTGGAAGCGCGCCCCGTGACGCTTGGTCCGCTCGACGAGGGCCTGCGCGTGATCCGCGAAGGGCTGAAGCCGGACGACCGCGTCATCGTCAACGGCATCCAGCGCGCCCGTGTCGGCGCCAAGGTTGCTCCGCAGACAGCGCCGGCCGGTGGCAAGCCTGGTGACAAGTCATGA